A section of the Panicum hallii strain FIL2 unplaced genomic scaffold, PHallii_v3.1 scaffold_372, whole genome shotgun sequence genome encodes:
- the LOC112878676 gene encoding uncharacterized protein LOC112878676, whose amino-acid sequence MFEGLEKSQFKFLHCWILLRKEHKWLCWLAEERAELAANPTEAGDGTSMDPIKVISEAPKFSRPMGHDRAKRLRGSPGVGSSASSTACLDVLQKIQSDRAKYDERQEIASKDEAQEVAARYERKLSLVQEQVDIQRKMLELHEKERMDKIMFMDLDKVQPWVRDFYIREQKKIAGWNNEVSGAPPS is encoded by the coding sequence ATGTTTGAAGGATTGGAAAAGTCTCAATTTAAGTTTCTCCATTGCTGGATACTTCTTCGGAAGGAGCACAAGTGGCTTTGTTGGCTTGCAGAGGAGAGAGCCGAGCTAGCTGCCAACCCTACTGAAGCTGGAGATGGTACAAGTATGGATCCAATCAAAGTGATCAGCGAGGCACCAAAGTTTTCAAGGCCAATGGGTCATGACAGGGCCAAGAGACTTCGAGGCAGCCCAGGTGTTGGTAGTTCTGCTAGTTCTACAGCTTGCCTTGATGTGCTACAGAAAATTCAGTCAGACCGAGCCAAATATGATGAAAGGCAGGAGATTGCTAGCAAAGATGAGGCACAGGAGGTGGCTGCCCGATATGAGAGAAAACTAAGTCTTGTGCAGGAACAAGTTGATATTCAAAGGAAGATGTTAGAGCTGCATGAGAAAGAACGGATGGACAAAATCATGTTCATGGATTTAGATAAGGTGCAGCCATGGGTGCGTGACTTCTACATTCGGGAGCAGAAAAAGATTGCAGGTTGGAACAACGAAGTTTCGGGTGCACCTCCTAGTTAG